One region of Salvia miltiorrhiza cultivar Shanhuang (shh) chromosome 3, IMPLAD_Smil_shh, whole genome shotgun sequence genomic DNA includes:
- the LOC131015892 gene encoding pectin acetylesterase 11-like isoform X2: protein MAQFVLLIIFIFSLNIALQSCGVDGARNISITLLKNALAKGAVCLDGSPPAYAYSRGFGDGADNWHVYLQGGGWCDSRGSCLDRSKNEYGSSTVIMATRNGTITFRGMLADNSTFNPDFYNWNVVYIFYCDGSSFMSDIEEVDPVHNLTYRGGRIYEAMMDELLRMGMGNAKNALLSGTSAGGLATILHCDKFQALFPDSTRVKCLSDSGFFIRGQYFTGADLREGRFYGVVKTNKLENLLPTSCTTKFNPILCFFPENLVKDVQTPLFLIESAFDQFQTVAQAVGDWYFDRSKFEEIDILNDLPRNCSFCE, encoded by the exons ATGGCTCAATTTGTGTTgctcatcatcttcatcttctctcTCAATATTGCACTGCAAAGCTGTGGTGTCGACGGCGCTCGCAACATTTCCATAACTCTGTTGAAGAATGCTCTTGCCAAAGGAGcag TTTGCCTTGACGGCAGCCCTCCCGCTTATGCCTACAGTCGAGGATTTGGAGATGGAGCAGACAACTGGCATGTCTATTTACag GGTGGTGGGTGGTGTGACTCAAGAGGTTCTTGCTTGGATAGATCCAAAAATGAATATGGAAGTAGTACTGTCATTATGGCCACAAGAAATGGTACTATAACATTCCGCGGGATGCTTGCAGATAATTCCACGTTCAATCCTG ATTTCTATAACTGGAATGTTGTTTACATTTTCTACTGTGATGGCTCGTCGTTTATGTCAGACATCGAGGAGGTAGATCCg GTGCACAACCTCACTTATAGGGGTGGACGGATCTACGAGGCCATGATGGATGAGCTGCTGCGAATGGGAATGGGAAACGCTAAAAAT GCTTTACTGTCGGGCACTTCAGCTGGTGGTTTAGCCACAATCCTACACTGTGACAAGTTTCAAGCATTGTTTCCTGATTCTACTAGAGTCAAGTGTCTATCCGATTCAGGATTTTTTATTCGTGG ACAATATTTCACGGGAGCTGATCTGAGGGAAGGTCGCTTCTACGGTGTGGTAAAAACAAAT AAATTGGAGAATTTGTTGCCCACATCCTGCACAACGAAATTCAATCCGATTCTG TGTTTTTTCCCTGAAAATTTGGTCAAAGACGTCCAAACCCCACTCTTTTTAATCGAATCAGCCTTTGACCAATTTCAG ACGGTAGCACAAGCCGTAGGCGACTGGTATTTTGATCGGAGCAAATTCGAGGAGATTGACATTCTTAATGACTTGCCACGAAACTGTAGTTTCTGCGAATAA
- the LOC131015903 gene encoding pectin acetylesterase 8-like, with protein sequence MKDFRTTFIQTLKSTIVDSSSRRGYFVHSCYRHGHITEKFYSTCSSLFGNNILANKTVAQAIGDWYFDRSKFEEIDILNDLPRNCSFC encoded by the exons ATGAAAG ATTTTAGGACCACATTTATACAGACATTGAAGAGTACAATTGTTGATAGCTCTTCAAGAAGAGGCTATTTTGTACATAGTTGCTACCGTCATGGTCATATAACAGAAAAATTCTACTCGACGTGCTCATCTTTGTTTGGAAACAACATACTCGCTAACAAA ACGGTGGCACAAGCCATAGGCGACTGGTATTTTGATCGGAGCAAATTCGAGGAGATTGACATTCTTAATGACTTGCCACGAAACTGTAGTTTCTGCTAA
- the LOC131015892 gene encoding pectin acetylesterase 11-like isoform X1, whose protein sequence is MAQFVLLIIFIFSLNIALQSCGVDGARNISITLLKNALAKGAVCLDGSPPAYAYSRGFGDGADNWHVYLQGGGWCDSRGSCLDRSKNEYGSSTVIMATRNGTITFRGMLADNSTFNPDFYNWNVVYIFYCDGSSFMSDIEEVDPVHNLTYRGGRIYEAMMDELLRMGMGNAKNALLSGTSAGGLATILHCDKFQALFPDSTRVKCLSDSGFFIRGQYFTGADLREGRFYGVVKTNKLENLLPTSCTTKFNPILCFFPENLVKDVQTPLFLIESAFDQFQLSENVFNGKSLSPSWYNCTQIDLMLCNWTDLQTMKDFRTTFIQTLKSTIVDSSSRRGYFVHSCYRHGHITEKFYSTCSSLFGNNILANKTVAQAVGDWYFDRSKFEEIDILNDLPRNCSFCE, encoded by the exons ATGGCTCAATTTGTGTTgctcatcatcttcatcttctctcTCAATATTGCACTGCAAAGCTGTGGTGTCGACGGCGCTCGCAACATTTCCATAACTCTGTTGAAGAATGCTCTTGCCAAAGGAGcag TTTGCCTTGACGGCAGCCCTCCCGCTTATGCCTACAGTCGAGGATTTGGAGATGGAGCAGACAACTGGCATGTCTATTTACag GGTGGTGGGTGGTGTGACTCAAGAGGTTCTTGCTTGGATAGATCCAAAAATGAATATGGAAGTAGTACTGTCATTATGGCCACAAGAAATGGTACTATAACATTCCGCGGGATGCTTGCAGATAATTCCACGTTCAATCCTG ATTTCTATAACTGGAATGTTGTTTACATTTTCTACTGTGATGGCTCGTCGTTTATGTCAGACATCGAGGAGGTAGATCCg GTGCACAACCTCACTTATAGGGGTGGACGGATCTACGAGGCCATGATGGATGAGCTGCTGCGAATGGGAATGGGAAACGCTAAAAAT GCTTTACTGTCGGGCACTTCAGCTGGTGGTTTAGCCACAATCCTACACTGTGACAAGTTTCAAGCATTGTTTCCTGATTCTACTAGAGTCAAGTGTCTATCCGATTCAGGATTTTTTATTCGTGG ACAATATTTCACGGGAGCTGATCTGAGGGAAGGTCGCTTCTACGGTGTGGTAAAAACAAAT AAATTGGAGAATTTGTTGCCCACATCCTGCACAACGAAATTCAATCCGATTCTG TGTTTTTTCCCTGAAAATTTGGTCAAAGACGTCCAAACCCCACTCTTTTTAATCGAATCAGCCTTTGACCAATTTCAG CTTTCGGAAAATGTGTTCAATGGCAAATCTTTAAGTCCAAGTTGGTACAATTGCACCCAAATTGACTTGATGCTTTGCAATTGGACTGACTTACAAACCATGAAAG ATTTTAGGACCACATTTATACAGACATTGAAGAGTACAATTGTTGATAGCTCTTCAAGAAGAGGCTATTTTGTACATAGTTGCTACCGTCATGGTCATATAACAGAAAAATTCTACTCGACGTGCTCATCTTTGTTTGGAAACAACATACTCGCTAACAAA ACGGTAGCACAAGCCGTAGGCGACTGGTATTTTGATCGGAGCAAATTCGAGGAGATTGACATTCTTAATGACTTGCCACGAAACTGTAGTTTCTGCGAATAA